One Paracoccaceae bacterium genomic region harbors:
- a CDS encoding YeeE/YedE family protein — MRPEWAWGLAGGLIIGLAAAVFLLFNGRIMGASGLVGGLVDGTGRGSAAERLAFLGALVAVPGLAVLAAGGADTHVTPNLAVLVVAGLAVGVGTRIANGCTSGHGVCGISRLSLRGIVATVFYLLGGGIAVLVARHLLGVI, encoded by the coding sequence ATCCGGCCCGAATGGGCCTGGGGGCTCGCCGGGGGCCTGATCATCGGCCTCGCGGCGGCCGTCTTCCTGCTGTTCAACGGCCGCATCATGGGGGCCTCGGGGCTGGTGGGCGGCCTCGTCGACGGCACCGGGCGCGGCAGCGCCGCGGAACGGCTGGCGTTCCTCGGTGCGCTCGTGGCGGTGCCGGGCCTGGCGGTGCTGGCCGCTGGCGGCGCCGACACCCACGTCACCCCGAACCTCGCGGTGCTGGTGGTGGCGGGGCTGGCGGTCGGCGTCGGCACGCGGATTGCGAACGGCTGCACCTCGGGACACGGGGTCTGCGGCATCTCGCGCCTGTCGCTGCGCGGGATCGTGGCGACCGTCTTCTACCTGCTCGGCGGTGGCATCGCCGTTCTGGTGGCGCGGCATCTGCTGGGGGTGATCTGA
- a CDS encoding MBL fold metallo-hydrolase, which yields MTPTVHAFFDEATNTLTYLIREPQGRACAVVDSVLDFDYASGRTDTRSADAVIDFIRTEGLDLQWILETHVHADHLSAAPYIQERLGGKIGIGDRITVVQDTFGKIFNEGTRFQRDGSQFDRLFKEGDSVMIGQMRADVLHTPGHTPACLTYVIGDAAFVGDTLFMPDFGTARCDFPGGSAEAMWDSIQKILSLPEQTRIFVGHDYKAEGRDDYAWETTVGDQKRQNKHVGAGRSKDDFVAMRRARDATLAMPRLIIPSLQVNMRAGQMPEPEDNGVSYLKVPVNGI from the coding sequence ATGACACCCACCGTCCACGCCTTCTTCGACGAAGCCACCAACACCCTCACCTATCTCATCCGCGAACCGCAGGGGCGTGCCTGCGCCGTGGTCGATTCGGTGCTCGACTTCGACTACGCCTCGGGCCGCACCGATACCCGGTCGGCCGACGCGGTGATCGACTTCATCCGCACCGAGGGGCTGGATCTGCAGTGGATCCTCGAAACCCATGTCCATGCCGACCACCTCTCGGCCGCGCCCTACATCCAGGAACGGCTGGGCGGCAAGATCGGCATCGGCGACCGCATCACCGTGGTGCAGGACACCTTCGGCAAGATCTTCAACGAAGGCACCCGGTTCCAGCGTGACGGATCGCAGTTCGACCGGCTGTTCAAGGAAGGCGACAGCGTCATGATCGGCCAGATGCGCGCCGACGTGCTGCACACCCCCGGCCACACGCCCGCCTGCCTGACCTATGTGATCGGCGATGCGGCCTTCGTGGGCGACACGCTGTTCATGCCCGATTTTGGCACCGCGCGCTGCGACTTTCCCGGCGGCTCGGCCGAGGCGATGTGGGACTCGATCCAGAAGATCCTGTCCCTGCCCGAGCAGACACGCATCTTCGTCGGCCATGACTACAAGGCCGAGGGCCGCGACGACTATGCCTGGGAAACCACGGTGGGCGACCAGAAGCGCCAGAACAAGCATGTCGGCGCGGGCCGGTCCAAGGATGACTTCGTGGCGATGCGGCGGGCCCGCGACGCGACGCTGGCGATGCCCCGGCTGATCATCCCCTCGCTGCAGGTCAACATGCGCGCAGGCCAGATGCCGGAGCCCGAGGACAATGGCGTCAGCTATCTGAAGGTGCCGGTGAACGGCATCTGA
- a CDS encoding TraR/DksA family transcriptional regulator, whose protein sequence is MAEMTVHKATMEARLAELSSRLQDIETELDSHHDPDWEDLATQREGDEVLEGLGVSGQAEMRAIRAALARIEAGDYGLCARCGEAIEARRLEILPWVALCRDCAGGRQA, encoded by the coding sequence ATGGCCGAGATGACCGTTCACAAGGCGACGATGGAGGCTCGCCTGGCCGAGCTTTCGTCGCGGCTGCAGGACATCGAGACCGAGCTTGACAGCCATCATGACCCCGACTGGGAAGATCTGGCGACGCAGCGCGAGGGGGACGAGGTGCTGGAGGGGCTGGGCGTGTCGGGGCAGGCCGAGATGCGGGCGATCCGCGCCGCGCTGGCGCGCATCGAGGCCGGTGACTATGGCCTGTGTGCCCGCTGCGGCGAGGCGATCGAGGCGCGACGGCTGGAGATTCTGCCCTGGGTGGCGCTGTGCCGGGACTGCGCAGGCGGGAGGCAGGCATGA
- a CDS encoding enoyl-CoA hydratase/isomerase family protein encodes MDDGGEGGKRPAVRSDRAGAVMVITIDAPPVNALGHAVRAGLWQEVGAAAGDAAVRAIVIRAEGRTFPAGADIAEFGKTPVPPLLPEVLDLIEGCAKPVVAAIHGQALGGGLELALAAHARVAADSARLGLPEVSLGILPGAGGTQRLPRLIGAEQALRLMLSGRPVPAAEALALGMLDRVVEGDPAAAAVEMAAALEAPRPTRERRDGMRDGRAYVAAVAAARAQAGAQALPAPPRIVDCVEAALLLPFEQGMAFERAAFVDLVDSPEARALRAAFFAERRAARMPGAEARARPVRAVLVIGAGEAGADVARALLAAGLRVTLADADRPALVAGLERIAATQEAAVAAGRLAPDAREADWARLAPALADGPPDPDAPPPDMVVLADGFAAPGVEMPPIGRTRADGAPVVTLGRYGRSGAQGVGLVLPPGRRLAELLVGAATAPETVATVLAVLKRIDRLPVQAGGRGIIGPLTGALSAAARHMAARAGAGAVARVLQGWNLGVAGIAGDAPPPAGLADRLIAAMANAGFRLLGEGAAQRPSDIDVAMVAGLGWPRHVAPPMLWAEERGLIVLRADLARWGQEAPDIWAPAPMVQQLVQNDIRMAALND; translated from the coding sequence ATGGATGACGGGGGCGAGGGCGGCAAACGCCCGGCGGTGCGCAGCGACCGCGCCGGTGCGGTGATGGTCATCACCATCGACGCCCCGCCGGTCAATGCGCTGGGCCATGCGGTGCGCGCGGGGCTCTGGCAGGAGGTCGGGGCTGCGGCAGGCGATGCCGCCGTCCGCGCGATCGTGATCCGGGCCGAGGGCCGCACCTTTCCCGCCGGGGCCGACATTGCCGAGTTCGGCAAGACCCCGGTTCCGCCCCTGCTGCCCGAGGTGCTGGATCTGATTGAAGGCTGCGCGAAACCCGTGGTCGCGGCGATCCACGGGCAGGCGCTGGGGGGCGGTCTGGAACTGGCCCTGGCTGCGCATGCCCGGGTGGCGGCGGACAGCGCGCGGCTGGGCCTGCCCGAGGTCAGTCTGGGCATCCTGCCGGGGGCGGGCGGCACGCAGCGCCTGCCGCGCCTGATCGGGGCCGAACAGGCGCTGCGGCTGATGCTGAGCGGCCGTCCCGTGCCGGCGGCCGAGGCGCTGGCCCTCGGGATGCTGGACCGGGTGGTCGAGGGCGATCCGGCGGCCGCGGCGGTCGAGATGGCGGCGGCGCTGGAGGCGCCGCGCCCCACGCGCGAGCGACGCGACGGGATGCGCGACGGCCGGGCCTATGTGGCCGCCGTGGCCGCCGCCCGCGCGCAGGCCGGGGCCCAGGCCCTGCCCGCGCCGCCGCGCATCGTCGATTGCGTCGAGGCGGCGCTGTTGCTGCCGTTCGAGCAGGGCATGGCGTTCGAGCGTGCGGCCTTTGTCGACCTGGTCGATTCGCCCGAGGCGCGGGCGCTGCGCGCGGCCTTCTTCGCCGAACGCCGCGCCGCCCGGATGCCCGGTGCCGAGGCGCGGGCACGGCCGGTGCGGGCGGTGCTGGTGATCGGGGCGGGCGAGGCGGGCGCCGATGTGGCGCGCGCCCTGCTGGCCGCAGGGTTGCGGGTGACGCTGGCCGATGCCGACAGGCCCGCGCTGGTGGCGGGGCTGGAGCGGATCGCGGCCACGCAGGAGGCCGCCGTGGCGGCGGGCCGTCTGGCCCCGGACGCGCGCGAGGCGGACTGGGCGCGCCTGGCCCCGGCGCTGGCGGATGGTCCGCCCGATCCCGATGCGCCGCCGCCCGACATGGTGGTGCTGGCCGACGGATTTGCCGCCCCCGGCGTCGAGATGCCGCCGATCGGCCGGACGCGCGCCGACGGGGCGCCGGTGGTGACGCTGGGCCGTTACGGGCGCAGCGGCGCGCAGGGCGTCGGGCTGGTGCTGCCGCCGGGGCGGCGGCTGGCCGAACTGCTGGTCGGCGCGGCCACGGCGCCCGAGACAGTGGCCACGGTTCTGGCGGTGCTGAAGCGGATCGACCGGCTGCCGGTTCAGGCTGGCGGGCGCGGCATCATCGGGCCGCTGACCGGGGCGCTGTCGGCGGCGGCACGGCACATGGCGGCGCGGGCGGGCGCGGGGGCCGTGGCGCGGGTGCTGCAGGGATGGAACCTTGGCGTGGCAGGGATCGCGGGCGATGCGCCGCCCCCCGCCGGGCTGGCCGACCGCCTGATCGCGGCGATGGCCAATGCCGGGTTCCGCCTGCTGGGCGAGGGCGCAGCGCAGCGCCCGTCCGACATCGACGTGGCGATGGTGGCCGGGCTGGGCTGGCCGCGCCATGTGGCGCCGCCCATGCTCTGGGCCGAGGAGCGCGGGCTGATCGTGCTGCGGGCCGATCTGGCGCGATGGGGGCAGGAGGCGCCCGACATATGGGCGCCCGCCCCGATGGTGCAGCAACTGGTCCAGAACGACATCCGCATGGCCGCGCTGAACGACTGA
- a CDS encoding malonic semialdehyde reductase has protein sequence MAVDEAALETIFAAHTAHGWQDRPVPESLLRRMVDLAGMGPTAFNQQPLRVILVTSAEGKARLAPAMSRGNRDKTMAAPVTAILCRDLGFWRNLPDLWPAQDVRGFYDGRPEAALASATRNATLQAGYLVLAARALGLGAGPMSGFDAAAVTAAFLDGPDRAEWQVDFLMNIGFADPAANRPRLPRLGFDRIARMA, from the coding sequence ATGGCGGTGGACGAGGCGGCGCTGGAGACGATCTTTGCCGCGCATACCGCGCATGGCTGGCAGGACCGGCCGGTGCCGGAAAGCCTGCTGCGGCGGATGGTCGACCTGGCCGGGATGGGCCCCACCGCCTTCAACCAGCAGCCGTTGCGGGTGATCCTGGTGACCTCGGCCGAGGGCAAGGCGCGGCTGGCACCCGCCATGTCGCGCGGCAACCGCGACAAGACGATGGCGGCCCCGGTGACGGCGATCCTGTGCCGCGACCTGGGATTCTGGCGCAACCTGCCGGACCTGTGGCCGGCGCAGGATGTGCGGGGCTTCTATGACGGCAGGCCCGAGGCGGCGCTGGCCAGTGCGACGCGCAACGCCACGCTTCAGGCCGGATACCTGGTCCTGGCGGCGCGCGCGCTGGGGCTGGGGGCGGGGCCGATGTCGGGTTTCGATGCGGCTGCGGTGACGGCGGCGTTTCTGGATGGGCCCGACCGGGCCGAGTGGCAGGTGGATTTCCTGATGAACATCGGCTTTGCCGATCCGGCGGCGAATCGCCCCCGTCTGCCGCGGCTGGGGTTCGACCGCATCGCGCGGATGGCCTGA
- a CDS encoding DUF2312 domain-containing protein, which yields MSASPDAYNVTADELRQFIERAEQLAAEKRDIAEQEKELFAEAKGRGYDTKVMRKVIALRKRKPDEVAEEEEILEVYKAALGMA from the coding sequence ATGTCCGCATCGCCCGATGCCTACAACGTCACCGCCGACGAGCTGCGCCAGTTCATCGAACGCGCCGAACAGCTTGCGGCCGAGAAGCGCGACATCGCCGAACAGGAAAAGGAACTGTTCGCCGAGGCCAAGGGCCGGGGATACGACACGAAGGTGATGCGCAAGGTGATCGCCCTGCGCAAGCGCAAGCCCGACGAGGTGGCGGAGGAAGAGGAGATCCTCGAGGTCTACAAGGCCGCGCTTGGCATGGCCTGA
- a CDS encoding iron ABC transporter permease has protein sequence MSRYAADHRGISGQRNRFRLRPRTVTDQNAQASPPRITLRPPRPDPWSVAALVVALVVLAPVVAVVVLAFAPTENIWPHLVAHVLPRQGANTALLMAGVGVMTAVAGTGTAWLVAMYRFPGRGWLTHALLFPLAIPAYVGAYAVVDFLDYSGWVQSTLRQVAGWQSSRDYWFPAVRSEGMAIVVLSAALYPYVYLLARAAFREASGCTYEVARALGAGPWGLFWRVGLPMARPAVATGVALALMEVVADYGTVAHFGVPTLTSGIFSVWLTGGNAGGAAQIALVLLAVVAALIAVERAGRRRARFHRLSRSSRPIVAQPLAGWRGWAAFAACALPVAVGFLLPVGVMLGHGLRHPAAWVAPGLAGAAWNTVAVGMTAAALTVGAALVMTYGVRLSGRALPRRLAPLTTLGYAAPGAVLAVGILVPLAALDHRLADLVLAVTGYDPGLMLTGTAAALVLAYAVRFFAIAQGAVDAAFGRVKPTLPLAARSLGRGPGGALAAVYLPLMRGSVGVALLIVFVDCVKELPATLLLRPFNWNTLSTRVYEQASLERLGDAAPAALIVMLVGLAAVALLARATRESAA, from the coding sequence ATGTCCCGTTACGCGGCGGATCATAGAGGGATTTCTGGACAGCGAAACCGCTTTCGGTTACGCCCCCGGACCGTGACCGACCAAAACGCTCAGGCATCGCCCCCGCGCATCACCCTGCGCCCGCCGCGCCCCGACCCCTGGTCGGTGGCGGCGCTGGTCGTGGCGCTCGTGGTGCTGGCGCCTGTGGTTGCCGTCGTGGTGCTGGCCTTCGCACCGACCGAGAACATCTGGCCGCATCTGGTGGCTCATGTCCTGCCGCGGCAGGGGGCGAACACCGCGCTGCTGATGGCCGGGGTGGGCGTGATGACAGCAGTGGCGGGCACCGGCACGGCCTGGCTGGTGGCGATGTACCGCTTTCCGGGGCGCGGCTGGCTGACCCATGCCCTGCTGTTCCCGCTGGCGATCCCGGCCTATGTCGGGGCCTATGCGGTGGTCGATTTCCTGGACTATTCGGGCTGGGTGCAATCCACACTGCGGCAGGTCGCGGGCTGGCAGAGTTCGCGCGACTACTGGTTCCCGGCGGTCCGCAGCGAGGGGATGGCGATCGTCGTGCTGTCGGCGGCGCTGTACCCCTATGTCTACCTGCTGGCCCGCGCCGCATTCCGCGAAGCCTCGGGCTGCACCTACGAGGTGGCGCGTGCCCTGGGCGCGGGGCCCTGGGGGCTGTTCTGGCGGGTGGGCCTGCCCATGGCGCGCCCGGCAGTGGCCACCGGCGTCGCGCTGGCGCTGATGGAGGTGGTGGCGGATTACGGGACGGTGGCGCATTTCGGGGTGCCGACGCTGACCAGCGGGATCTTCTCGGTCTGGCTGACGGGGGGCAATGCCGGCGGGGCGGCACAGATCGCACTGGTGCTGCTGGCCGTGGTGGCGGCGCTGATCGCGGTGGAACGCGCCGGGCGGCGGCGGGCGCGGTTCCACCGGCTCAGCCGGTCGTCGCGGCCCATCGTGGCGCAGCCGCTGGCGGGCTGGCGTGGCTGGGCCGCCTTTGCCGCCTGTGCGCTGCCGGTCGCGGTGGGTTTTCTGCTGCCGGTGGGGGTGATGCTGGGGCACGGGCTGCGCCACCCCGCCGCCTGGGTGGCGCCCGGGCTGGCCGGGGCGGCCTGGAACACCGTCGCGGTGGGCATGACGGCGGCCGCCCTGACGGTGGGGGCGGCACTGGTGATGACCTATGGCGTGCGCCTGTCGGGCCGCGCCCTGCCGCGCCGGCTGGCCCCGCTGACCACCCTTGGCTATGCCGCGCCGGGGGCGGTGCTGGCGGTGGGTATCCTGGTGCCGCTGGCGGCGCTTGATCACCGGCTGGCCGATCTGGTTCTGGCGGTCACCGGATACGACCCCGGGCTGATGCTGACGGGCACGGCGGCGGCGCTGGTGCTGGCCTATGCGGTCCGGTTCTTTGCCATCGCGCAGGGCGCGGTCGATGCGGCCTTCGGCCGGGTCAAGCCGACGCTTCCGCTGGCCGCGCGGTCGCTGGGGCGCGGGCCGGGCGGGGCGCTGGCTGCGGTCTACCTGCCGCTGATGCGGGGCTCGGTCGGGGTGGCGCTGCTGATCGTCTTTGTCGACTGCGTCAAGGAACTGCCGGCGACGCTGCTGCTGCGGCCGTTCAACTGGAACACGCTGTCCACCCGGGTCTATGAACAGGCGAGCCTGGAGCGGCTGGGCGATGCGGCGCCCGCCGCGCTGATCGTGATGCTGGTCGGGCTGGCGGCGGTGGCCCTGCTGGCCCGCGCCACGCGCGAGTCTGCCGCCTAG
- a CDS encoding Na+/H+ antiporter NhaA, whose translation MTPVSPHLTRAAWAFLAGSAVATLAATLVPGSYYDAVEWRLFDLPAWLIPGRDSIPRTFTPMQVVEEIVMAAVLFLFAKEGWEAVRCENGAFAGRQARGPLLAAAAGMAVAAAIWAAAAWLTETAPEAEGTPGWAVPIGGEVLLAWLVARTFLGARSAAVQLVLFMGIAGLVIGTVVGGLAAPGGAGLRPLWLGLPAAAALAGYLALTRPLAHPDLAERMRARLDAVWPWAGLAALSWLGVALAGLPPALGFLPILPAMPHARQSFGLFAAAETFLSDPLNRVSQVALPLLPPAMLAFGLTHGGVDAGATAAATGAALAALVLAKPAGIAAGLAVVRRLDPAALPQVAQPRDLLAVALAGGISVTGATLLLEPALPGGAVREAARAGLWISAAVLALAIVALRAARRGD comes from the coding sequence GTGACCCCCGTATCGCCACATCTGACGCGCGCCGCCTGGGCCTTTCTGGCCGGTTCCGCGGTGGCGACGCTGGCCGCGACGCTGGTGCCGGGCAGCTATTACGACGCGGTCGAGTGGCGCCTGTTCGACCTGCCCGCATGGCTGATCCCGGGACGCGACAGCATTCCGCGCACCTTCACGCCGATGCAGGTGGTCGAGGAAATCGTGATGGCCGCCGTCCTGTTCCTGTTCGCCAAGGAAGGGTGGGAGGCGGTGCGCTGTGAAAACGGCGCCTTTGCCGGGCGGCAGGCGCGGGGGCCGCTGCTGGCGGCGGCGGCGGGCATGGCGGTGGCGGCGGCGATCTGGGCGGCTGCGGCATGGCTGACCGAAACCGCGCCCGAGGCCGAGGGCACGCCCGGCTGGGCGGTGCCGATCGGGGGCGAGGTCCTGCTGGCCTGGCTGGTGGCGCGCACGTTCCTGGGCGCGCGGTCGGCTGCGGTTCAGCTGGTGCTGTTCATGGGAATCGCGGGGCTGGTGATAGGCACCGTCGTCGGCGGCCTGGCCGCGCCCGGTGGCGCAGGGTTGCGTCCGCTGTGGCTGGGCCTGCCCGCGGCCGCGGCCCTTGCGGGATACCTGGCGCTGACCCGTCCCCTGGCCCACCCCGACCTGGCCGAGCGGATGCGCGCGAGGCTTGATGCCGTGTGGCCCTGGGCGGGCCTGGCCGCGCTGTCCTGGCTGGGCGTGGCGCTGGCGGGACTGCCGCCCGCGCTGGGCTTCCTGCCCATCCTGCCCGCGATGCCCCATGCGCGGCAATCCTTCGGCCTGTTCGCCGCCGCCGAAACCTTCCTGTCCGATCCGCTGAACCGGGTGTCGCAGGTGGCGCTGCCGCTGCTGCCGCCCGCGATGCTGGCCTTCGGGCTGACACATGGCGGTGTCGACGCCGGTGCGACGGCGGCCGCGACCGGCGCCGCACTGGCGGCACTCGTGCTGGCCAAGCCCGCCGGGATCGCGGCGGGCCTGGCCGTGGTGCGGCGGCTGGACCCTGCCGCGCTGCCGCAGGTGGCGCAGCCGCGGGACCTGCTGGCGGTGGCCCTGGCCGGCGGGATCTCGGTGACCGGGGCAACCCTGCTGCTGGAACCCGCGCTTCCCGGCGGTGCGGTGCGCGAGGCGGCGCGCGCCGGTCTGTGGATCTCGGCCGCCGTGCTTGCCCTGGCCATCGTCGCCCTGCGTGCCGCGCGGCGCGGCGACTAG
- a CDS encoding SseB family protein encodes MAGGETGAEPSPLDLAHAAMEAAPEDDAARLRYYARLADSLLWLWLADEAAGDTLAPRVFQTGDGPVVLAFDREERLAEAAGQAVPYAALPGRVAVRALAGLADDAGHGVALGINLGAGAPAYLIPPDALRWLAVTLDHAPQELQGRPVSFHPPGALPPVLLGALDERLARAGALARAAHLAGVTYHDGRRGHLLAFAGVSPGAEAALARAVAEALVFSGLEAGEIDVAFPPPGDPALAAIARAGLRIDLPAPPAPAVAAPPPPPGTQGPPRLR; translated from the coding sequence ATGGCCGGGGGCGAGACAGGGGCAGAGCCATCGCCGCTTGACCTGGCGCATGCCGCGATGGAGGCCGCGCCCGAGGATGACGCGGCCCGGCTGCGCTATTACGCGCGGCTGGCCGACAGTCTGCTGTGGCTGTGGCTTGCCGACGAGGCGGCTGGCGACACGCTGGCGCCGCGCGTGTTCCAGACCGGCGACGGGCCGGTCGTGCTGGCCTTCGACCGCGAGGAGCGGCTGGCCGAGGCTGCCGGGCAGGCCGTGCCCTATGCCGCGCTTCCCGGCCGTGTTGCGGTGCGCGCGCTGGCGGGCCTTGCCGATGACGCGGGGCATGGGGTGGCGCTGGGCATCAACCTCGGCGCCGGGGCGCCCGCCTACCTGATCCCGCCGGATGCGTTGCGCTGGCTGGCCGTGACGCTCGACCATGCGCCGCAGGAGCTGCAGGGGCGGCCGGTGTCGTTCCACCCGCCCGGCGCGCTGCCGCCGGTCCTTCTGGGGGCGCTGGACGAACGGCTGGCGCGCGCGGGGGCGCTGGCCCGCGCCGCGCATCTGGCGGGGGTGACCTATCACGACGGGCGCCGCGGGCATCTTCTGGCCTTCGCCGGGGTCAGCCCCGGTGCCGAGGCCGCGCTGGCCCGCGCGGTGGCCGAGGCTCTGGTGTTCTCGGGCCTCGAGGCGGGCGAGATCGACGTGGCCTTTCCGCCGCCCGGCGACCCGGCGCTGGCCGCGATCGCGCGGGCGGGGCTGCGCATCGACCTGCCCGCACCGCCCGCGCCTGCCGTCGCAGCACCGCCGCCACCACCCGGAACACAGGGGCCGCCGCGCCTGCGATAG
- the rplM gene encoding 50S ribosomal protein L13: MKTFTATPADIDKKWILIDAEGIVLGRLATIVANILRGKNKPTFTPHMDMGDNVIVINADKVQMTGNKREDKRYYWHTGYPGGIKFRTARQVLEGNHPERVVVKAVERMITRNRLGRQQMTNLRVYAGAEHPHEAQQPVVMDLRPLNPKNTRSA, encoded by the coding sequence ATGAAAACCTTCACCGCGACGCCGGCGGATATCGACAAGAAGTGGATCCTGATTGATGCCGAGGGCATCGTTCTGGGCCGCCTCGCCACCATCGTGGCCAATATCCTGCGCGGCAAGAACAAGCCGACCTTCACGCCGCACATGGACATGGGCGACAACGTGATCGTCATCAATGCCGACAAGGTGCAGATGACCGGCAACAAGCGCGAGGACAAGCGCTACTACTGGCACACCGGCTATCCGGGCGGGATCAAGTTCCGCACCGCGCGGCAGGTGCTGGAAGGCAACCACCCCGAGCGTGTGGTGGTCAAGGCGGTCGAACGCATGATCACCCGCAACCGCCTGGGACGCCAGCAGATGACCAACCTGCGCGTCTATGCCGGGGCCGAGCATCCGCATGAAGCGCAGCAGCCGGTCGTGATGGACCTGCGGCCCCTGAACCCGAAGAACACCCGGAGCGCCTGA
- the rpsI gene encoding 30S ribosomal protein S9 produces MADIKSLDDLKSAVAGTAAAVAEAPVAAPRTPKRDALGRSYATGKRKDAVARVWIKPGSGKFVIRNNKGEFIDYSKYFARPVLQMILRQPFSIAGVEGQFDVMATVAGGGLSGQAGAVKHGISKALQLYEPALRPALKAAGFLTRDSRVVERKKYGKAKARRSFQFSKR; encoded by the coding sequence ATGGCTGACATCAAATCCCTCGACGATCTGAAATCGGCGGTGGCCGGGACGGCGGCGGCGGTGGCCGAGGCTCCGGTGGCGGCGCCCCGCACCCCCAAGCGCGACGCGCTGGGCCGCAGCTATGCGACCGGCAAGCGGAAGGACGCGGTGGCCCGCGTCTGGATCAAGCCGGGTTCCGGCAAGTTCGTGATCCGCAACAACAAGGGCGAGTTCATCGACTACTCGAAGTACTTCGCGCGCCCGGTGCTGCAGATGATCCTGCGCCAGCCGTTCTCGATCGCGGGCGTGGAAGGCCAGTTCGACGTGATGGCGACGGTTGCCGGCGGCGGGCTGTCGGGGCAGGCGGGGGCCGTGAAGCACGGCATCTCGAAGGCGCTGCAGCTTTATGAGCCGGCCCTGCGTCCGGCGCTGAAGGCCGCCGGATTCCTGACGCGCGACAGCCGCGTGGTCGAGCGGAAGAAATACGGCAAGGCCAAGGCCCGCCGGTCGTTCCAGTTCTCGAAGCGCTGA
- a CDS encoding DUF1127 domain-containing protein yields the protein MILASRHPAQSRPMPPLAAVLFRVAQVVAGWEERRATRRALSQLDPHMLRDIGLTPEARTAEADKPFWQP from the coding sequence ATGATCCTCGCATCCCGTCACCCCGCCCAGTCCCGCCCGATGCCGCCGCTGGCCGCCGTGCTGTTCCGTGTGGCACAGGTGGTCGCCGGATGGGAGGAGCGCCGCGCCACGCGCCGCGCCCTGTCGCAGCTCGACCCGCACATGCTGCGCGACATCGGCCTGACGCCCGAGGCCCGCACCGCCGAGGCCGACAAGCCGTTCTGGCAGCCCTGA